The window CTTGATATGGATATCACGAAAGTGAAATTCGACAGCTTGACCGCCGACCTTATCGAGAGAACGATCCGCCCGACCAAGCAGGCGATGTCCGATGCGGGGCTTACCTTCTCGGAGATCTCCAAAGTCATCCTCGTCGGCGGCAGCACCCGTATCCCCGCGGTTATCGACGCGGTTCGTAACTTGACCGGAAAAGAGCCTTACAAGGGTATCAACCCGGATGAGTGCGTCGCGATCGGCGCGGCGATCCAAGCGGGCGTTCTCGGCGGCGAAGTCAAAGACGTCTTGCTTCTCGACGTTACTCCGCTTTCCCTCGGTATCGAGACGATGGGCGGCGTCTTTACCAAACTCATCGACAGAAACACCACGATTCCGACTTCGAAATCGCAGATCTTCTCGACTGCGGCGGATAATCAACCTTCCGTCGAGATCCACGTCCTGCAAGGCGAGCGCGCGATGGCGAGCGGCAATAAGACCCTCGGCAGATTTATTTTGGACGGCATCGCTCCCGCGCCCCGCGGCATCCCGCAGATCGAAGTTACCTTCGATATCGACGCGAACGGCATCGTAAACGTCAAGGCGAAGGATAAAGGCACGAACAAAGAGCAGAGCATTACGTTGACCGCGAGCTCCAACCTCTCCGAAAGCGATATCGACGCGGCGATCAAAGACGCGGAGAAGTACGCGGAAGAGGATAACAAGCGTAAGGAACTCTTTGAAATGAAGAACAGCGGCGAGCAGCTCATCTACACCGCGGAAAAAGCGGTCAAGGACAGCGGCGACAAGCTCAGCGAAGAAGATAAAAAGACCGTCGAAGATGCGGTCAAAGTCGCGAAGGAAGAAATGAACGTGGACGACGTCGACAAGATCAAAGCCGCGATCGAGAAACTTTCCTCGGCGATCAATCCGGTCTTTACCAAGCTCTATCAACAAGAGCAAGCGAACAATCCGGGCGCGGGAGAAAACCCCGGCGACGGAAATATCAACGGGAACGGAACCGTCGAATAATTCAATTCAATAACGTTTGCAGAGAGGACAAAACCTCTCTGCAATTCGACGTTTTATCGAGCGATCGACAGCGCGTCGAAAAGGGAAAACTATGGCAGAAAAATTTGACTATTATGAAACGCTCGGCGTAAATAAGAACGCAACGGACGAGGAGATCAAATCCGCCTATCGCAAGATGGCGAAAAAGTATCACCCCGACCTTTATTCGACCAAACCCGAAGCGGAGCGCAAGCAAGCGGAAGAGCAATTCAAAAAGGTGAATCACGCTTACGACGTCTTGTCCGATAAGCAAAAACGCGCGGCGTACGACCAATACGGCGATGAAAACGGCCCGATGGGCGGTGGATTCGGCGGCGCGGGCGGCGCGCAGGGATTCAGCGGTTTCGACGACTTCTTCGGCGATTTCTTCAATGCGTTTACGGGCGGCAGAAGAGGCGGTTCGCGCGGATCCAATCGAATCGACGGCGACGATATCACCTTGAATATAACGATCGACTTTACCGAAGCCGTCAAAGGCGTTCAAAAGGATATTCCGATCACGCGTCAGGAATCCTGCCCGGACTGTAAAGGAACGGGGGCGAAAGGCGGGACGGCTTATAGGACCTGCGCCAAGTGCGGCGGGACCGGTAGGGTGACGATGCGCCAAAACACGATCTTCGGCACGCAAGTCATTCAAAGCGTTTGCCCGGATTGCCGCGGCGCGGGTAAGATCATCACCGACACTTGTAAAAACTGCGGCGGGAAAGGAACGGTTAAAAAGTCTCGCGTGATCCACGCGAATATCCCTGCGGGAATCGACAACGGGCAGATGATGACCTTCTATAACGAAGGAAACGCGGGTAAGAACGGCGGCAAAAACGGAAACTTGATCATTATCGTGAACGTTCGACCGCACGCGCTTTTCAAGAGAAAAGGTTACGACGTCTATTTCGACGTTCCGATCTCTTATGCGACGGCGGCGCTCGGAGGTGAGATCCAAGTCCCGACTTTGGACGGCGTCGTAAAATACAAAGTCGCGGAGGGGACGCAGACCGGGACGGTTTGCAGGCTTTCCGGAAAGGGGATCAAACGCGTAAATTCCGAATCGCACGGCGATATTTACTTTACTTTGCAGGTCCAGACGCCGAGCGGTCTTTCGAGATCGCAAAAAGAAATTCTTGAAAAATTCGACGAGAGCCTTTCTTCCGGGCAAAGTCCCAAGCAAAAGAAATTCGCGGAGTATTTGAAAAAATGATCAAGATCATCGTTAAGACGACGCATGAGGGCGCGGAGATCGTCTCCGACGCCCTTTATCGCTTTTCAAGATCGGGCGTCGCGGTGGACGACGCCGCGGATCTCGCTGATCTTTGGGGATCTTCTCTGGTCTGGGATTACCTCGAAGACAGCGTCCTGAACCGCCCGAAAGAGGTCACGGTGACGGGATTTTACGAGGGAAATTATTCGGATATTTCCGATGATCTCGAAGAAACGATCTCCCGCATAAAAGAGAACTGTCCTTTTGCATGTCCTTTGGAGTTATCCATTGAAGAAGTAAAAGAGCAAAACTGGACGGAAGATTGGAAAAAGTGTTATAAGATCATCGAAGTCGGAAAGATCTCGGTCGTCCCGATCTGGAAGAAAGACGAGGCGACTGGCGAAATCAAAGTCCTGATCGATCCCGGATCCGCGTTCGGAACGGGCGAGCATGAAAGCACGCGCCTTTGTTTGAAACTCTTATCCGAAATTCCTCTCGAAGGGCGTTCCGTCATCGACACCGGAGCGGGGAGCGGAATCCTCGGAATCGCGGCGATCAAACTCGGCGCGAAAGAATGTCTGTTTCGCGACATCGACGAATCCGCGCTTTGCAATCTCAGAGAAAACCTTTCGCTGAACGGCGTTTCCGCGCCTGTCGAATGCGCTTCGCTGCTCGAAGGAATTGAAAAGAAAACGGACGTTTTACTCGCCAATATTACGGCGGATATTCTCGCGCGAATGACGAACGCGGGCGATGTCGTCAAATTAGGCGGCTATGCCGTTCTCGGCGGGATCATCGATAAGTTCGCGCCCGATTTGATCAAACGATTCGAGAATATGGGGTTCGAAATCGTGAAGGAAGAGCGCGACGGCGTTTGGGTCGGTTTGCTCTTTCGCAAAAAGGAATAATTATTGAAATCGAGGTCTTTTAGACCTCTTTTTTATGATTCTTCTTGCGCCTTTCCCTGAAAAGCAATATAATAAATCTATGGAAATCAAACGTTTTTTCGTTTCGCACGAAGTTCCCGTAAAAATCGGAGAACCCATTCGAATTTACGGGGATGAATTCATTCACGCAGTCAAGGTCAGTCGCTATAAAGTCGGCTATAAGCTGATTCTTTCGAACGGCGACGGCTTCGATTATTTTTGCGTCGTGACGGAGGTCGGCAAAGACTTTTTCGAATGCGTTCCCGAACGCGCGGAAAAGAACGGAAACGAACTGACCGTTCCGCTCGCCCTTTATATGTGCGCGATCGAAAAGACCGACGTCGCCGTCCAAAAAGCGACGGAGATCGGGGCTTCGGAGATCCGATTGATGATTTCGGCGTTTACGAACGCAAAGAATCAAAATCTCGATCGATTGAATAAGATCGCTCTCGAATCGGCGAAGCAATGCGGAAGGGCGGTCGTCCCGAAAATCTATGCGCCCGTTTCTTTCGAAGAGGGAGTCGAGAACGCCGCAAAAAGATTTTCCAAAGTGATCTTTTGTTATGAAAACGCGACGTCCGGCAGAATCGCTTCCGAGATTTCGGAAAAAGATGGCTCCGTCGCGATCGTGATCGGCAGCGAAGGCGGCTTTTCGCCCGACGAAGTGCGTTTTGCGGAAGAAAGAGGAGCAAAAGTCGTAACGCTCGGTCGGCGCATCCTGCGCGCGGAAACGGCGTGTATCGTGAGTTTGGCGTTTGCTGCGGAGGAACTGGAAAAATATGAAAATTTGCGTTCTGAATCTCGGATGTAAAGTAAATCAATACGAGTGTGACAGCTTGACCGCAAGCCTGATCAAGCTCGGGCATACCGTGTCGGACGAGCTTTCCGTCGCGGATTGTTATTTGATCAATACCTGCGCGGTCACCAAAGAAGCGGAACGAAAATCCCGTCAGTATATCGGGAAGGTTTTGAAACTCAATCCGCGCGCGAAAGTCTTCGTGATCGGTTGCGCCGCGGAAAAGAATCCGGAGCAGTTCTCGATGAAGGGCGTGACTTTCGTCTCGGGAACGGCGGCGAAAGAAAAAGTCCTTGATTTCGTCGGAGAGGGCGTCCATATCGAGCCTTTGCCGACCGAGTATGAAGAAATGGCGGAGGCGAAGAACTTCCGCGCCCGCGCTTACGTCAAGATCGAGGACGGATGCAATAATTTCTGTTCGTACTGCATTATTCCTTATCTTCGCGGAAGAGTCCGTTCGAGAAAGGTCGAGTCCATCCTCGAAGAGTGTCAAAACGCAGCTTTGAGCACGGATGAGATCGTCTTGACCGGTATCAATATTTCCGCTTACGGAACCGATATCGGCAGTTCTTTTGCCGAATTGATCGCCGCGCTTTCCGTCGTCCCCGCGCGCATTCGTCTCGGCAGCATCGAAGTCGGCGTGATCGACGAGGCATTTTTGCAGGCGATCGTTTCGGCGGGAAACGTCTGCCCGCATTTTCATCTTTCCCTGCAAAGCGGGTCGGATGCGGTCTTGAAAGCGATGAATCGCCATTACACGACGGAGGAATTCGCGAAAAAGGTCGAATTGATCCGTTCGTATTTCCCGCAGGCGGCAATCACGACGGATATCATCGTCGGATTCCCCGCCGAAAGCGAAGAAAACTTCGAAGAGACGCTTGCTTTCGCGCGTTTGATCGGGTTTTCGGATATTCACGTTTTCCCGTATTCGAGAAGAAGCGGCACCGCGGCGTATCCTTTGGGCGCGCTCGATCCCGCCGTCGTCAAATCGCGCGCGGATCGCTTGATCGGTTTGAAGGCGGAGCTGAAACGCTCGTATGAAAGTCTGTTCGTCGGAAGGCGTCTCGAAGTCGTGATCGAGCGGACGGACGGTGTCTTCGCGGAAGGACATTCGGAAAATTATATCCGCGTCTACGTCCCGGACAGAGAGCAGGCGATCGGTAAAAAAATCATCGTCACGATCCAAGGCGAACACGCCGACGGACTTGTGGCGGAATAGGAGGATAAATATGGACTGTATTTTTTGTAAGATTATTAAAGGGGAGATCCCGAGCGCGAAGGTTTACGAGGATGACGATATGATCATGATCAAAGATATCGCGCCCCAAGCGAAATATCATTTTCTCGCGATTCCGAAAAAACATTTTGCGGACGTGACCGAAATGACCGAGGAAGATGAAGCGCTCGTCGGTCGTATGCTTCGCACGATCGGCAGGATCTCGAAAGACCTCGGACTCGAAGGCGGGTTCAGACTCGTTTCCAATAAAGGCGCAGACGCGAAGCAAAGCGTTCCGCATCTGCATATTCACGTTCTCGGCGGGGAAATATTGTCCGATAAAATGTGCTGAAACGATTGACAGCGGCTGCGAATCGTTGTAAACTTTTTTTATAACTATTTTACCGGTGTCGGAAGGTGGGTGAGAAAAGTGACAATCGTTAAAGTTCGTGAAAATGAATCTTTGGATAGCGCGATCAGACGTTTCAAGCGTCAATGCACCAAGGACGGTATTATAGGCGATATCAAAAAAAGAGAGGCTTATGAGAAGCCCAGCGTGAAGCGCAAGAAGAAAGAAGAAGCCGCGCGCAAAAGAAAATCTTCGAGAGACTAAAAGAAAAATCGAGCAAACGCTCGATTTTTTTTATCGTTGATTCATTTAGCTTCGTTTGAAAGGTTTGGTTTCTTCGTCGAATTCATCCGCGTCGAATATATCTTTGATCAGGTTTGCCCGTTGCAGAATTTTTACGCCGTATTTTTCGCGAAGCGCGTCCACCGTCTTTTCGAAGCGTGTGTGTCGCTCCGCGTTTTCGTTTTCTCCGAATAGGGAAGGTTGCGCGTAATCACCCGAGCCGAGGAGATAGATCGAAGTCAAGGTGATCGCGCGGATCGGGCGACGTTCTTTCCAAAGTTCGTCGAAGACGGTTTCCGCCGCGGCGGTCAGATCGGTTGCGGACGCGGTCGGGCAGGGAAGTTTCCTTTGCTTTCCTTCGGTGGAAAGATCGCTGTACTTCAAGCAAAGGTGAACGCCGCACGCCGCCTTTCCGTGTTTTCGTAGGCGAAAGGCGACTCTTTCGGCAAGCGCGGTTATAAAGCTTTCGCATTCTTCTTTCGTCAAAAGATCGCGCGCGGCGGTCGCTCCGTTTCCGATGCTTTCGGGGTCGCGTTTTTCATAATAATACTTTACTCGATCCTCTTCTTCGCCGTTCGCCCATTTCTTTAACGTCACGCCCGTTTGACCGAGCCTGCTTTTCAAAAGTTGCTCGTTTGCGTTCGCGAGATCGCCGATCGTTCGGATGCCGACGCTTTTGAAAAAGTTTTTTGCGCTTTTTCCGACCATCAAAATGTCTTCGACCGGGAGATTCCAAGCGATCGTTTTATAGTTTTCGCGGCTGATCAAGGTCTGTGCGTCGGGTTTTTTATAGTCCGATCCGAGTTTAGCGAAAACCTTCGTAAAGGAGATCCCGACGCTGACGGTCAAGCCGAGTTCTTCGCGCGCTCTTCTTCGAATGGTTTCCGCGATGGTTTCGCTCGATCCGAATAAACCGTGGCTCCCTTTGACGTCGAGCCAGCATTCGTCCAGCCCAAAGCTTTCCACTTTGTCCGTAAAAGAGGTATAGATATCGAAAAGGGCGTTCGAGTATCGCAGATAACTTTGAAAATCGGGCGGCAAAAAAATCAGGTCGGGGCATTTTTGTTTTGCTTGCCAAACCGTGTCGCCCGTCTTTACGCCGCGCGCTTTCGCGCCTTCGCTCTTGGCGAGGACGATTCCGTGCCTTTTTTCCGGATCGCCGCAAACCGCGACGTTTTTTCCTTTGAGCGACGGATCTTTGACGATCTCGACGGACGCGTAAAAATTATTCGCGTCGCAATGTAAAATATCGTTTTCCGACATAGCGCACCTTTCGCCGTTTTTCGTGAATATATTATAGCATATATTTATAATAATTTATAGTTAATCTTGATTTTTTTTCTCGATCGGACTATAATAAAGGAGAGAAAAGATGGCTCGAAAAGCAGTCGTTCTCGCGGCGGGTAACGGAGCGAGGCTCGCGCCGATTACCGCTTGCGTTCCGAAAGAACTCTTGCCGCTCGCGGGGCTTCCCGCCTTGCATCACGTCCTTGCCGAAGCGGCGGAAGCCGGGGTTACGGACGCGCGGATCGTCCTCTCGAAGGGGAAGGATTCGATCAAACGATATTTCGACCGCGCTTGTTCTTCGAAAGGAGACTTGGCGAAAATTTTATGCGCCGAACGCGATCGGATTCTCGATCGAATGCGCGTTTCCTTCGTTTATCAAAAGAAACCGCTCGGGACGGGCGACGCGATTCTCGCGGCGGGTGATTTCGCGGGAGAGGATCCGATCCTTGTCCTTTATCCGGACGACGTCCTCGGGATCTCGACAGTGCGCGGTTTTCGTTCGTTCGGATCTTGCGGAGATCAAACTCCGACGTCGGTTCTTTTTCACGAGGCGGAATGCGGAAGATCCGCTGTCCTCGTTCGCGAAATACCCGGAAGGGAAGCGAAAAACTACGGCGTCGTCTATCCCGCGGGTTCGGAGACCGATGATCGATTCTTCGTTCGAAAGATCGAAGAAAAGCCGATCGGATACGCGCTTCCTCGGGCGGACGTCCTTTTGGGGCGAATGGTTCTGTCGCCTTCCGCGATTCGGAGCCTATCCGTTCTTCCGAGAAGAGACGACGCGGGCGTCGTCCCCGCGCTCAATCTCGAAGCGAAAAACGGAGCGTTGATCGCCGTTCGATTTCAGGGCGAATGCTTCGATCTCGGTTCGCATGAAAGCTATCTTTCCGCTGCCGTAAAATGCGCGGAGTTTCTCGAATAAAACCGTTTTTTACGCCTTTTCATAAAAAGGTTTGCTATATGGAAAAAGTGTTGTGTCAAATCTGTCATACCCGAATCGCGGAGTATTCCTTCGTGCGCGTCGTTAACGGCGTAAGCACGACGTATCGCGTTTGCTCGCATTGCAAGGCGCTGATGGATAACAAATATAAAGAGCTCCAAGAGCAAGCCGTCCTTCGCAACACGCCGCCCGAAGAGCGCGTTTGCCCCGTTTGCGGAATGCGGTTGAACGATTTCCTTTCGACGGGGCTTCTCGGTTGCGATAACTGTTATCGCGTCTTCGAGGATTATCTCGTCGAGTATATTCGCGGTTATCACGGAGCGGTTCGCCACGTCGGTATGGACGCGACGCCTCCGCCGCCGACGGACGTCGAAGAATTCTATCGCGATTTGAAGGATGCGCTGGATCGAAAGGATTACGAAACCGCCGCAAAGCTCAAAGAGAAAATCGATAGGGTATGGGGGAAAGAGCAATGATCGATTACACCGTCGTTTCCTCCCGCGTTCGTCTTGCGAGAAATTTTGCCGATATGCGTTTTCCTTCCCGCGCCTCTCTTTCGGATGCGGATAAGGTCGAGAAAGCCGTCGTTTCGGCGGGAAAAGAGCTGTTTGACGCGTCTTTTTACCGAATGTCGGAGCTTGAAGAGCAGGAGAAAAGCTATCTCGTCGAGCGCCGCTTGATCAGTCCCGCATTGACCGAATCGCCTTACGGCGGCGCGCTCATCAGAAAGGACAAGTCTCTTTCCGTTATGACGATGGAAGAAGATCACGTCCGCGCGCAGAGTTTTACGTCCGGTCTCGATCTCGAATCCTGCTTCCGAAAGGTCAAGGAGTTCGATCTGTCTCTTCGCTCGAAAGCGCGGCTTGCTTTCGATAAAAGCCTCGGCTATCTGACGGCTTGCCCGACGAACGTCGGAACCGGGATGCGCGCTTCCGTTATGCTTTTTTTGCCTGCGCTTACTTCTCTCGGAAAGATCGGCGAACTCGAAGAGGAGCTCAACAGCGCGAGTTTGACCCTTCGCGGCGCGCTCGGCGAGGGAACGAAAGCGGAAGGATATTTTTATCAAATCTCGAACGGGGTCTCTCTCGGCGTTTCCGAAGA of the Clostridia bacterium genome contains:
- the dnaK gene encoding molecular chaperone DnaK, whose translation is MSKIIGIDLGTTNSCVAVMEGGEATVIANAEGSRTTPSVVAFSKDGERIVGQAAKRQAVTNPQRTVSSIKREMGTTYTVKIDNNSFSPQEISAMILSKLKKDAEAYIGQKVTQAVITVPAYFSDSQRQATKDAGKIAGLEVLRIINEPTAAALAYGLDKSENKNQKVLIYDLGGGTFDVSILEIGDGVFEVLSTNGDTRLGGDDFDNKLMDYIVSEFKAKEGVDLSTDKVAMQRIKEAAEKAKIELSGMTKTNVNLPFITAGADGPKHLDMDITKVKFDSLTADLIERTIRPTKQAMSDAGLTFSEISKVILVGGSTRIPAVIDAVRNLTGKEPYKGINPDECVAIGAAIQAGVLGGEVKDVLLLDVTPLSLGIETMGGVFTKLIDRNTTIPTSKSQIFSTAADNQPSVEIHVLQGERAMASGNKTLGRFILDGIAPAPRGIPQIEVTFDIDANGIVNVKAKDKGTNKEQSITLTASSNLSESDIDAAIKDAEKYAEEDNKRKELFEMKNSGEQLIYTAEKAVKDSGDKLSEEDKKTVEDAVKVAKEEMNVDDVDKIKAAIEKLSSAINPVFTKLYQQEQANNPGAGENPGDGNINGNGTVE
- the dnaJ gene encoding molecular chaperone DnaJ produces the protein MAEKFDYYETLGVNKNATDEEIKSAYRKMAKKYHPDLYSTKPEAERKQAEEQFKKVNHAYDVLSDKQKRAAYDQYGDENGPMGGGFGGAGGAQGFSGFDDFFGDFFNAFTGGRRGGSRGSNRIDGDDITLNITIDFTEAVKGVQKDIPITRQESCPDCKGTGAKGGTAYRTCAKCGGTGRVTMRQNTIFGTQVIQSVCPDCRGAGKIITDTCKNCGGKGTVKKSRVIHANIPAGIDNGQMMTFYNEGNAGKNGGKNGNLIIIVNVRPHALFKRKGYDVYFDVPISYATAALGGEIQVPTLDGVVKYKVAEGTQTGTVCRLSGKGIKRVNSESHGDIYFTLQVQTPSGLSRSQKEILEKFDESLSSGQSPKQKKFAEYLKK
- a CDS encoding 50S ribosomal protein L11 methyltransferase: MIKIIVKTTHEGAEIVSDALYRFSRSGVAVDDAADLADLWGSSLVWDYLEDSVLNRPKEVTVTGFYEGNYSDISDDLEETISRIKENCPFACPLELSIEEVKEQNWTEDWKKCYKIIEVGKISVVPIWKKDEATGEIKVLIDPGSAFGTGEHESTRLCLKLLSEIPLEGRSVIDTGAGSGILGIAAIKLGAKECLFRDIDESALCNLRENLSLNGVSAPVECASLLEGIEKKTDVLLANITADILARMTNAGDVVKLGGYAVLGGIIDKFAPDLIKRFENMGFEIVKEERDGVWVGLLFRKKE
- a CDS encoding 16S rRNA (uracil(1498)-N(3))-methyltransferase translates to MEIKRFFVSHEVPVKIGEPIRIYGDEFIHAVKVSRYKVGYKLILSNGDGFDYFCVVTEVGKDFFECVPERAEKNGNELTVPLALYMCAIEKTDVAVQKATEIGASEIRLMISAFTNAKNQNLDRLNKIALESAKQCGRAVVPKIYAPVSFEEGVENAAKRFSKVIFCYENATSGRIASEISEKDGSVAIVIGSEGGFSPDEVRFAEERGAKVVTLGRRILRAETACIVSLAFAAEELEKYENLRSESRM
- the mtaB gene encoding tRNA (N(6)-L-threonylcarbamoyladenosine(37)-C(2))-methylthiotransferase MtaB, encoding MKICVLNLGCKVNQYECDSLTASLIKLGHTVSDELSVADCYLINTCAVTKEAERKSRQYIGKVLKLNPRAKVFVIGCAAEKNPEQFSMKGVTFVSGTAAKEKVLDFVGEGVHIEPLPTEYEEMAEAKNFRARAYVKIEDGCNNFCSYCIIPYLRGRVRSRKVESILEECQNAALSTDEIVLTGINISAYGTDIGSSFAELIAALSVVPARIRLGSIEVGVIDEAFLQAIVSAGNVCPHFHLSLQSGSDAVLKAMNRHYTTEEFAKKVELIRSYFPQAAITTDIIVGFPAESEENFEETLAFARLIGFSDIHVFPYSRRSGTAAYPLGALDPAVVKSRADRLIGLKAELKRSYESLFVGRRLEVVIERTDGVFAEGHSENYIRVYVPDREQAIGKKIIVTIQGEHADGLVAE
- a CDS encoding histidine triad nucleotide-binding protein, which codes for MDCIFCKIIKGEIPSAKVYEDDDMIMIKDIAPQAKYHFLAIPKKHFADVTEMTEEDEALVGRMLRTIGRISKDLGLEGGFRLVSNKGADAKQSVPHLHIHVLGGEILSDKMC
- the rpsU gene encoding 30S ribosomal protein S21; this translates as MTIVKVRENESLDSAIRRFKRQCTKDGIIGDIKKREAYEKPSVKRKKKEEAARKRKSSRD
- a CDS encoding DNA polymerase IV; protein product: MSENDILHCDANNFYASVEIVKDPSLKGKNVAVCGDPEKRHGIVLAKSEGAKARGVKTGDTVWQAKQKCPDLIFLPPDFQSYLRYSNALFDIYTSFTDKVESFGLDECWLDVKGSHGLFGSSETIAETIRRRAREELGLTVSVGISFTKVFAKLGSDYKKPDAQTLISRENYKTIAWNLPVEDILMVGKSAKNFFKSVGIRTIGDLANANEQLLKSRLGQTGVTLKKWANGEEEDRVKYYYEKRDPESIGNGATAARDLLTKEECESFITALAERVAFRLRKHGKAACGVHLCLKYSDLSTEGKQRKLPCPTASATDLTAAAETVFDELWKERRPIRAITLTSIYLLGSGDYAQPSLFGENENAERHTRFEKTVDALREKYGVKILQRANLIKDIFDADEFDEETKPFKRS
- a CDS encoding NTP transferase domain-containing protein, which translates into the protein MARKAVVLAAGNGARLAPITACVPKELLPLAGLPALHHVLAEAAEAGVTDARIVLSKGKDSIKRYFDRACSSKGDLAKILCAERDRILDRMRVSFVYQKKPLGTGDAILAAGDFAGEDPILVLYPDDVLGISTVRGFRSFGSCGDQTPTSVLFHEAECGRSAVLVREIPGREAKNYGVVYPAGSETDDRFFVRKIEEKPIGYALPRADVLLGRMVLSPSAIRSLSVLPRRDDAGVVPALNLEAKNGALIAVRFQGECFDLGSHESYLSAAVKCAEFLE
- a CDS encoding ATP--guanido phosphotransferase, which translates into the protein MGERAMIDYTVVSSRVRLARNFADMRFPSRASLSDADKVEKAVVSAGKELFDASFYRMSELEEQEKSYLVERRLISPALTESPYGGALIRKDKSLSVMTMEEDHVRAQSFTSGLDLESCFRKVKEFDLSLRSKARLAFDKSLGYLTACPTNVGTGMRASVMLFLPALTSLGKIGELEEELNSASLTLRGALGEGTKAEGYFYQISNGVSLGVSEETILNRVSSAAERIRSIEKDLLSAYYRRETIALEDAIYRAFAILTSARVLSEKELESLIVNVKIGVSLGLIELNDVNLDDLALMCKPLSLVRLTGCGDSPAERDVTRADTVRKILKGKEG